In one window of Maribacter dokdonensis DSW-8 DNA:
- a CDS encoding LytR/AlgR family response regulator transcription factor, whose protein sequence is MLQAVIVDDEIKALQSLTWELTNFSDEINVIASFTNPNEALTYLEKHTPDCLFLDIEMPTMDGFQFIRKLTNKNFPVVITTAYNQYALKAIKSQALDYLLKPIDTDDLEETIAKIKKFNNNNFSVEKLEMVLLNYNSRAIHKRITLNTDGKLLFLESDEILYAESDGNYSTIFLTDGQKIVLTKKLKEVNELLPSDSFFRIHNSYIINLNKIKEFLKTDGYVVLKSNHKIPVSRQKKSDFLDML, encoded by the coding sequence ATGCTACAAGCTGTAATTGTTGATGATGAAATAAAAGCACTGCAAAGCTTAACGTGGGAGCTCACTAATTTTAGTGATGAAATCAATGTAATTGCCTCATTTACCAATCCAAATGAAGCACTTACCTACTTAGAAAAACACACGCCAGACTGTCTATTCTTAGATATAGAAATGCCCACAATGGACGGTTTTCAATTCATTAGAAAACTGACCAACAAAAATTTTCCTGTTGTCATAACTACCGCCTATAACCAATATGCCTTAAAGGCCATTAAGAGTCAGGCTCTAGATTATCTATTAAAACCGATCGATACCGATGATTTGGAAGAAACCATTGCAAAGATCAAAAAATTCAACAATAACAATTTTTCTGTCGAGAAATTGGAAATGGTGCTTTTAAACTATAATTCAAGAGCCATACATAAGCGTATTACTTTAAATACCGACGGCAAATTGTTATTTCTAGAAAGCGATGAAATATTATACGCAGAATCTGATGGTAACTACAGCACCATTTTTTTAACAGATGGTCAAAAAATAGTGTTAACCAAAAAATTGAAAGAGGTAAATGAATTACTACCTTCCGATTCATTTTTCAGAATTCATAATTCATACATCATTAATTTAAATAAAATAAAGGAATTCTTGAAGACAGATGGTTACGTGGTATTAAAGTCCAACCATAAAATACCTGTTTCCAGACAAAAAAAATCAGATTTTTTAGACATGTTGTAA
- a CDS encoding GMC oxidoreductase, with amino-acid sequence MSKFYYNEEQESYDAIVVGTGISGGWAAKELCEAGLKTLVLERGRMVKHIEDYETANMDPWDFPNAGQPTKEIIAQQPKQNRTGYTTNQASHMWFVNDLKHPYNETKRFDWMRGYHLGGRSLQWGRQSYRLSDIDFEANKKEGIAVDWPVRYKDIAPWYDKVEEYIGVSGENLGLEQLPDGKFLPMMELNCVEQEFREKVAENFDGRVVTAGRTAHITGTKQFDGRSKCQFRNRCIRGCPFGAYFSSLSSTLPAAEATGNMTLRPDSIVHEVMYDPNTKKATGVKVIDANTKETFEFKAKVIFLCASAIASTSILMQSKSETFPNGMGNASDQLGRNIMDHQLQVGASGKFDGFDDKYYKGRKPSGIYIPRFRNLGGDSDRKDYKRGFGYQGGASRGNWEETIAELSYGKDLKDAVLKPGGWTFGMMGFGEVLPYENNRFTLDYDKLDDWGLPTVTFDAELQENELKMRKDMLESAVDMLEKAGLRDVKGYDNESALGLGIHEMGTARMGRDRKTSVLNGNNQLHDVPNVYVTDGSFMTSASCVNPSLTYMAFTARAANHAVEELKKGNI; translated from the coding sequence ATGAGCAAATTTTATTACAATGAAGAGCAGGAGTCCTATGACGCTATAGTTGTAGGAACAGGAATTAGTGGTGGTTGGGCCGCAAAAGAATTATGTGAAGCCGGCCTTAAAACACTAGTTTTGGAAAGAGGTCGAATGGTAAAACATATTGAAGACTATGAGACCGCCAATATGGACCCATGGGATTTCCCGAATGCCGGGCAACCAACAAAGGAAATTATAGCACAACAACCAAAACAAAACAGAACAGGCTATACTACAAACCAAGCCAGTCACATGTGGTTCGTTAATGACCTTAAACATCCGTACAACGAAACCAAACGATTTGATTGGATGAGAGGTTACCATTTAGGTGGACGTTCTTTACAATGGGGCCGTCAAAGTTACCGTTTGAGCGATATTGATTTTGAAGCAAATAAAAAAGAGGGTATTGCCGTAGATTGGCCTGTACGTTATAAAGATATAGCACCTTGGTATGACAAGGTAGAAGAATATATAGGGGTAAGTGGAGAGAACTTAGGTTTGGAACAATTACCTGATGGTAAATTTCTACCTATGATGGAGCTTAACTGTGTTGAGCAGGAATTTAGGGAAAAGGTTGCGGAGAATTTTGATGGCCGTGTGGTAACAGCTGGTAGAACGGCCCATATTACAGGAACAAAACAATTTGACGGAAGAAGTAAATGTCAATTTAGAAATAGATGTATTAGAGGTTGTCCTTTCGGAGCTTACTTTAGTAGTTTATCATCAACATTACCGGCAGCGGAAGCTACAGGAAACATGACTTTAAGACCAGACTCTATTGTACATGAAGTAATGTATGATCCAAATACAAAAAAAGCAACAGGTGTAAAAGTAATTGACGCAAACACCAAAGAAACTTTTGAGTTCAAAGCAAAGGTGATTTTCTTATGTGCATCGGCCATTGCCTCTACATCTATATTAATGCAATCTAAATCTGAAACGTTCCCTAATGGTATGGGTAACGCATCTGATCAATTAGGACGTAATATTATGGACCACCAATTACAAGTGGGTGCGTCTGGTAAGTTTGATGGTTTTGATGATAAATATTACAAAGGAAGAAAGCCAAGCGGTATCTATATTCCAAGATTTAGAAATTTAGGTGGTGATTCTGACAGAAAAGATTACAAAAGAGGATTTGGATATCAAGGTGGTGCCTCTAGAGGTAATTGGGAAGAAACCATTGCCGAGCTATCTTATGGTAAAGATTTAAAAGATGCCGTATTAAAGCCAGGTGGATGGACGTTCGGTATGATGGGCTTTGGTGAAGTATTGCCATATGAGAACAATAGATTTACCCTAGACTATGACAAATTAGATGACTGGGGACTGCCTACCGTTACATTTGATGCCGAATTACAAGAAAACGAGCTGAAAATGCGAAAAGACATGCTAGAATCTGCTGTAGATATGTTAGAAAAAGCAGGTTTAAGAGATGTAAAAGGATATGATAACGAAAGTGCATTAGGTTTAGGTATTCATGAGATGGGAACTGCCCGAATGGGAAGAGACAGAAAAACATCGGTATTGAATGGTAACAATCAACTACATGATGTACCAAATGTTTACGTAACAGACGGTTCTTTTATGACCTCTGCAAGTTGCGTAAACCCATCTTTAACATACATGGCCTTTACGGCAAGGGCTGCAAACCATGCAGTAGAAGAACTTAAAAAAGGAAATATATAA
- a CDS encoding sugar phosphate isomerase/epimerase family protein gives MRTNKFIKITTAVCVGLLVLGTYSCKDAKKEKVAEPEVVEETRNAEPFFDLSLAQWSMHKMIREDGVDPYSFAEKAKNWGFTGLEYVSQLYNPELEKANYSEEAMANFVAKSNAEAEKHGMKNVLIMIDGQGNLAVNDEAERNETVEKHKKWVDAAAAMGCHAIRVNLNGSTVPEEWIKNSVDGLTKLATYAKTKNINILVENHGGLSSNGELHAEVMKTVNMDNCGSLPDFGNFCIERKPDSWDCLKEYDKYKGVKELMPYAKAVSAKSNNFDTDGYDTGIDYVQMLQIVKDAGYTGFIGVEYEGSEISEEAGIIATRDLLIKASNEIE, from the coding sequence ATGAGAACAAACAAGTTTATTAAGATTACAACAGCAGTATGTGTTGGACTATTAGTATTAGGTACTTACTCCTGTAAAGACGCCAAGAAAGAAAAAGTGGCAGAACCTGAAGTAGTAGAAGAAACACGTAATGCCGAACCATTTTTTGATTTATCACTCGCGCAGTGGTCTATGCATAAAATGATTAGGGAAGATGGCGTAGATCCGTATTCTTTTGCCGAAAAAGCTAAAAATTGGGGTTTTACCGGATTAGAGTATGTTAGCCAATTGTACAATCCGGAACTTGAAAAAGCAAATTACTCTGAAGAGGCTATGGCAAATTTTGTTGCCAAATCTAATGCCGAAGCTGAAAAGCACGGAATGAAAAATGTGTTGATCATGATCGATGGCCAAGGTAATTTGGCGGTCAATGATGAAGCAGAAAGAAATGAAACCGTAGAAAAACATAAAAAATGGGTAGATGCTGCTGCAGCAATGGGTTGCCATGCCATTAGAGTAAATCTTAATGGTAGTACCGTGCCAGAAGAATGGATAAAAAATTCGGTAGACGGATTAACAAAATTAGCTACCTATGCAAAAACCAAGAATATTAATATTTTGGTAGAAAATCATGGGGGACTCTCTTCTAACGGTGAACTTCATGCGGAGGTAATGAAAACTGTAAATATGGATAATTGTGGAAGTCTACCCGATTTTGGTAATTTCTGCATAGAACGTAAGCCAGATAGTTGGGATTGTCTTAAAGAGTATGATAAATACAAGGGGGTTAAAGAACTTATGCCTTATGCAAAGGCAGTTAGTGCCAAATCAAATAATTTTGATACCGATGGGTATGATACAGGTATAGACTATGTACAAATGTTGCAGATTGTTAAAGACGCAGGTTATACAGGTTTTATTGGTGTAGAATATGAAGGTTCTGAAATTAGCGAAGAAGCCGGTATTATTGCTACTAGAGACTTATTGATAAAAGCCTCAAATGAAATAGAATAA
- a CDS encoding ribonucleotide-diphosphate reductase subunit beta encodes MSAALEPILEPNDDRFVIFPIKHDDLWEWYKKCEACFWTAEEIDLHEDLNDWNNKLNDDERYFIKHILAFFAASDGIVNENLAENFVSEVQYAEAKFFYGFQIMMENIHSETYSLLIDTYVKDEKEKNVLFKALENFPAIKKKADWALNWIESPSFAERLIAFAAVEGIFFSGAFCSIFWLKKRGLMPGLTFSNELISRDEGMHCDYAVHLHNKHLMNKVPKERITQILTNALDIEREFITESLPVSLIGMNSKLMTQYLEFVTDRLLVELECDRVYNASNPFDFMDMISLQGKTNFFEKRVSEYQKAGVLNKDKDDDSQKISFDADF; translated from the coding sequence ATGTCCGCAGCTTTAGAGCCTATTTTGGAGCCAAATGATGATCGCTTTGTTATTTTTCCTATCAAACATGATGATTTATGGGAATGGTATAAAAAATGTGAGGCTTGTTTTTGGACAGCGGAGGAGATTGATCTTCATGAAGATTTAAATGATTGGAATAACAAACTGAATGATGACGAGCGTTATTTTATAAAACATATTCTTGCATTTTTTGCAGCTTCCGATGGTATTGTTAATGAGAATTTGGCTGAAAATTTTGTGAGTGAGGTTCAATATGCCGAAGCAAAGTTCTTTTATGGATTTCAAATAATGATGGAGAATATTCATTCTGAAACCTATTCACTTTTGATAGATACTTATGTAAAAGATGAAAAGGAAAAGAATGTTCTTTTCAAAGCTTTGGAAAATTTTCCAGCAATAAAGAAAAAAGCAGATTGGGCCTTAAATTGGATCGAGTCGCCAAGTTTTGCAGAACGATTAATTGCTTTTGCAGCAGTAGAAGGTATATTTTTCTCCGGTGCCTTCTGTTCCATATTCTGGTTAAAGAAAAGGGGCTTAATGCCAGGTCTAACTTTTTCTAACGAACTTATATCAAGAGATGAAGGCATGCATTGTGATTATGCGGTTCACCTGCATAACAAGCATTTAATGAATAAAGTGCCAAAAGAACGTATTACTCAAATTTTGACCAATGCCCTGGATATTGAGCGTGAGTTTATTACAGAGTCGTTACCGGTTAGTTTAATTGGAATGAACTCTAAATTAATGACGCAGTATTTGGAATTTGTAACAGATAGGTTATTGGTTGAACTTGAATGTGATAGAGTGTACAATGCCTCCAATCCATTTGATTTTATGGATATGATTTCTTTACAAGGTAAAACCAACTTCTTTGAAAAACGTGTTTCTGAATATCAGAAAGCAGGCGTTTTGAACAAGGATAAAGATGATGATTCCCAGAAAATTAGCTTTGATGCTGATTTCTAA
- a CDS encoding gluconate 2-dehydrogenase subunit 3 family protein yields the protein MDRRRVLKNMGLSLGYMVATPTLLSIVQSCKSEPAITWTPEFLAQSQGKVLTKLVDIILPKTDTPSASEVQVDIFIDKFAKDVMEKEQQDFLKMSMTKFIDKALADSGKENAEDLTTEDLDPVLASSLKYTKDQQAEMFETINSYTKAISEGTTAEIDDEISRFAFANNLRGMTIWGYKASEYVGEEVLAYLPVPGEYVACGDMQELTGGKAWSL from the coding sequence ATGGATAGAAGACGCGTATTAAAAAACATGGGGCTGTCACTTGGATATATGGTTGCAACCCCTACATTATTATCAATTGTACAAAGTTGTAAAAGTGAACCAGCAATTACCTGGACTCCCGAATTTCTAGCTCAATCCCAAGGTAAAGTTTTAACAAAATTGGTAGACATCATTTTACCTAAAACAGATACTCCCTCTGCTTCTGAAGTACAAGTAGATATTTTTATCGACAAATTTGCAAAAGATGTTATGGAAAAGGAACAACAGGATTTCCTTAAAATGTCAATGACCAAATTTATTGATAAAGCGTTGGCAGATTCTGGTAAGGAAAATGCCGAAGATCTTACCACCGAAGACTTAGACCCAGTATTGGCAAGTTCTTTGAAATACACAAAAGATCAGCAAGCAGAAATGTTCGAAACTATCAATAGTTACACAAAAGCTATATCTGAAGGTACAACTGCTGAGATAGATGATGAAATATCAAGATTTGCATTTGCCAACAACTTGAGAGGAATGACTATTTGGGGCTATAAAGCGTCTGAATATGTAGGTGAAGAAGTATTGGCATATTTACCTGTACCGGGTGAATACGTAGCATGTGGAGATATGCAAGAGCTTACAGGTGGTAAGGCATGGTCCTTATAA
- a CDS encoding tetratricopeptide repeat-containing sensor histidine kinase, which translates to MDSLLTVVPETRKEINDILKPYSNDSTSLRYIQERSITKKYVLGQVYALNQLGSLYRDQALYQEALALYQDALQLSVEANNIEFRVYSLNMISSVYSRTEAIKSSLDYSQNALELAETVATPSDGLKKSIIASLNNIGATYQMLEQYDLAIEKYERSMILEKELDDKLGLAINHKNLGECYEAQGKLEPALKNFRKSLVYYEIMDSNKGKITCNYNIAHVYVHQGKIQEAIDILQSNLLKAISLADNKLITTIYINLGWAFIRLGDYNAAETNLESGLALAKTNKLNAEIAEANKFLSELWIKRDDYQKGMRYYKDFKKYEERITSSLNLRYVNDMILRYESEMRANQLERLAEENESVRLKLKKNKTMLIIIGISLILLIGILYILYRQSQLNADKKLLTLEQSMLRSQMNPHFLFNSLNSIKLYIINNEKKNAVHYLNKFSKLVRKILEASSQREISLAEELETVELYMNIENIRFSNEINFNVHIKDDIDIHNIKIPSLILQPFLENALWHGLSSKEGAKNIDLEVKKGKNGFIEIVITDNGVGRDAAERIKDSKVLKRKSVGIDITKERLANFSRDYENYFHVDIIDKFDDDTNPIGTQIVIYIPTI; encoded by the coding sequence ATGGACAGCCTTTTAACGGTAGTACCAGAAACCCGTAAAGAAATTAATGATATTCTAAAACCATACAGTAATGACAGCACATCGCTTCGTTATATTCAAGAAAGGTCAATTACCAAAAAGTATGTTTTAGGACAAGTATATGCGCTCAATCAACTTGGTTCATTGTACCGTGATCAAGCACTATACCAAGAAGCCTTAGCCTTATACCAAGACGCACTCCAATTATCGGTTGAAGCAAACAATATAGAATTTAGGGTCTACAGCCTAAATATGATCAGCAGTGTATATTCAAGGACAGAAGCCATTAAGTCCTCATTGGACTATAGTCAAAATGCACTTGAATTGGCTGAAACTGTAGCTACACCCAGCGACGGACTCAAAAAGAGCATTATAGCGTCTTTAAATAATATAGGAGCAACCTATCAAATGCTTGAGCAGTATGACCTGGCCATAGAAAAGTACGAGAGATCGATGATTCTTGAAAAAGAATTGGACGATAAACTGGGCTTGGCCATTAACCATAAAAACCTGGGCGAATGTTATGAAGCTCAAGGCAAATTGGAGCCCGCTTTAAAAAACTTCAGAAAATCCCTTGTTTATTATGAGATTATGGACTCTAATAAGGGCAAAATAACGTGTAACTACAACATTGCCCATGTATATGTCCATCAAGGTAAAATTCAGGAAGCTATAGACATTCTACAATCAAATTTGTTGAAAGCAATTTCCTTAGCTGACAATAAACTCATTACTACCATTTACATAAACCTTGGCTGGGCCTTTATTCGTTTAGGGGATTATAATGCCGCAGAAACCAATTTAGAATCTGGTTTAGCATTGGCAAAAACGAACAAACTGAACGCGGAAATAGCAGAAGCAAATAAATTTCTATCTGAACTATGGATCAAACGTGACGATTACCAAAAGGGAATGCGTTACTATAAAGATTTTAAAAAATATGAAGAACGCATAACAAGCTCACTCAACCTTAGGTATGTGAATGATATGATTTTACGATATGAATCTGAAATGAGGGCCAATCAACTAGAACGTCTTGCAGAAGAGAATGAATCTGTTCGTTTAAAGTTGAAGAAAAACAAGACCATGTTGATTATCATAGGTATATCACTTATACTATTGATAGGTATTTTATACATTCTCTATCGCCAGAGTCAATTGAATGCAGATAAAAAGCTATTGACATTGGAACAAAGTATGCTTCGGAGCCAAATGAATCCACATTTTTTATTCAATTCACTGAACTCAATTAAATTATATATCATAAACAATGAGAAGAAAAATGCCGTTCATTACCTCAACAAATTTTCAAAACTGGTAAGAAAGATACTTGAGGCATCTTCCCAACGCGAGATTTCACTGGCAGAGGAACTAGAAACTGTTGAGCTTTATATGAACATAGAGAACATTAGGTTTTCTAATGAAATCAACTTCAACGTCCATATAAAAGACGACATTGATATTCATAACATTAAAATTCCATCGCTAATTCTACAACCGTTTTTAGAAAATGCATTATGGCACGGACTATCTTCAAAGGAAGGAGCCAAAAATATTGACTTAGAAGTAAAAAAAGGTAAAAACGGCTTTATAGAGATAGTTATAACCGATAATGGCGTAGGTAGAGATGCTGCAGAGCGAATAAAAGACAGTAAAGTACTTAAAAGAAAATCTGTTGGCATCGATATTACCAAAGAGCGTTTAGCAAATTTCTCCCGTGACTATGAAAACTATTTCCACGTTGATATCATTGACAAATTCGATGATGATACAAATCCGATCGGCACACAGATCGTAATTTATATACCTACTATTTAA
- a CDS encoding hydroxypyruvate isomerase family protein, which produces MKRRNFIQKSALTTGAISLGSSLAYANSMNQKPKVHKYNLKYAPHLGMFKNLAGEDPIDQLNFMADQGYTAFEDNEMRKRPIELQEKIAKTMKERGLEMGVFVAHEIHWKTPNLASGDKAKRVEFLNDIKNSIAVAKRVNAKWMTVVPGHLDLKLKMGYQTANVIESLRQASALLEPHNIAMVLEPLNFRNHPGLFLTDSPQAYEICRAVDSPSCKILFDIYHQQIQEGNLIPNMEASWSEIAYIQIGDNPGRKEPTTGEINYDNVFKWIHEQGYDGILGMEHGNSREGKEGELAVIEAYKKVDSFK; this is translated from the coding sequence ATGAAAAGAAGAAATTTCATTCAAAAATCCGCATTGACCACAGGGGCCATTTCATTAGGTAGTAGTCTAGCTTATGCTAACTCTATGAACCAGAAACCAAAAGTTCATAAATACAACCTGAAATATGCTCCCCATTTAGGAATGTTCAAAAATCTTGCAGGTGAAGATCCTATAGATCAATTAAACTTTATGGCCGACCAAGGTTATACCGCATTTGAAGATAATGAAATGCGTAAAAGACCTATTGAACTGCAAGAAAAGATAGCAAAAACCATGAAGGAACGCGGTTTGGAGATGGGCGTCTTCGTAGCACATGAAATACATTGGAAAACTCCTAATCTGGCATCTGGGGATAAGGCAAAAAGAGTAGAGTTCTTAAATGATATTAAAAATTCTATAGCGGTTGCCAAGCGGGTGAACGCCAAATGGATGACAGTAGTACCCGGACATTTAGATTTGAAACTAAAAATGGGCTACCAGACTGCCAACGTTATTGAAAGTCTTAGACAGGCATCAGCTTTACTGGAACCACATAATATTGCAATGGTATTGGAGCCTTTAAATTTCAGGAATCACCCAGGATTGTTCCTGACGGATTCGCCCCAAGCCTATGAAATATGTAGAGCAGTTGATTCACCTTCATGTAAAATATTGTTCGATATCTACCACCAACAAATACAAGAAGGCAATTTAATACCCAATATGGAAGCTTCTTGGTCTGAAATAGCCTATATACAAATTGGAGATAACCCCGGTAGAAAAGAACCCACAACTGGCGAAATAAACTATGACAACGTATTCAAATGGATTCATGAGCAGGGTTATGATGGTATTTTAGGCATGGAACATGGAAACTCTAGAGAGGGCAAAGAAGGTGAACTCGCCGTAATTGAAGCATATAAAAAAGTAGATAGCTTTAAATAG
- a CDS encoding ribonucleoside-diphosphate reductase subunit alpha: MFVVKRDGRKEVVMFDKITARVRKLCYGLNGLVDPLKVAMRVIEGLYDGVTTSELDNLAAEIAATMTTTHPDYAKLAARISVSNLHKNTKKSFSQTMNDLYTYVNPRTGKKAPLLSDEVHKVIAENSERLDSTIIYNRDFSYDYFGFKTLERSYLLKINGKIAERPQHMLMRVSVGIHLNDLDAAIETYELMSKKFFTHATPTLFNSGTPKPQMSSCFLLAMKDDSIDGIYDTLKQTAKISQSAGGIGLSIHNIRATGSYIAGTNGTSNGIVPMLQVFNDTARYVDQGGGKRKGSFAIYLEPWHADIFEFLDLKKNHGKEEMRARDLFYAMWISDLFMRRVEANEDWTLMCPNECPDLFNRHSDEFEKLYLQYEAEGKGRKTVKARELWEKILESQIETGTPYMLYKDAANRKSNQKNLGTIRSSNLCTEIMEYTSPDEVAVCNLASIALPMFVKNGEFDHKELFKVTKRVTKNLNKVIDRNYYPVKEAENSNMRHRPIGLGVQGLADTFIMLRMPFTSDDAKKLNQEIFETLYFGAVTASMEMAKEEGPYSTFEGSPMSKGEFQYNMWGVKDDELSGRWDWAKLRKEMQTNGVRNSLLVAPMPTASTSQILGNNECFEPYTSNIYTRRVLSGEFIVVNKHLLEDLVGLGMWNESMKQELMRANGSIQHIETIPQDIRDLYKTVWELSMKDIIDMSRQRGYFIDQSQSLNLFMENANYSKLTSMHFYAWKSGLKTGMYYLRTKAAVDAIKFTLDNSKKNVVATDEVKKTEVVTAIDSEVVITDTKVSKVAPQAELDIAPLSPQEMKEMIARAKEGQADDDCLMCGS, encoded by the coding sequence ATGTTCGTAGTTAAAAGAGATGGAAGAAAAGAAGTGGTCATGTTTGATAAGATCACCGCACGTGTACGTAAGTTATGTTATGGTCTAAATGGTCTTGTTGATCCGCTAAAGGTAGCTATGCGGGTAATAGAAGGTCTTTACGATGGTGTAACTACATCTGAGTTAGATAATCTAGCAGCGGAAATAGCGGCAACAATGACTACCACACACCCAGATTATGCAAAATTGGCTGCACGTATATCTGTATCTAACTTACATAAGAATACTAAAAAATCGTTCTCACAAACCATGAACGACCTATATACTTATGTAAACCCTAGAACTGGTAAAAAGGCCCCTTTATTATCAGATGAGGTTCATAAGGTAATTGCTGAAAATTCAGAAAGATTAGATTCTACGATCATCTATAATAGAGATTTTAGCTATGACTATTTTGGTTTTAAGACTTTGGAGCGTTCTTACTTATTAAAAATCAACGGTAAAATTGCAGAACGACCACAACACATGCTAATGCGAGTATCCGTAGGTATACATTTAAATGACCTTGATGCTGCTATAGAAACGTATGAACTAATGTCTAAAAAGTTCTTTACACATGCTACGCCAACATTGTTCAATTCAGGAACACCAAAGCCTCAAATGTCATCATGTTTTCTTTTGGCTATGAAAGATGACAGTATTGATGGTATTTATGATACTTTAAAACAGACCGCCAAAATTTCCCAATCTGCAGGAGGTATAGGTTTATCTATACATAACATTAGAGCAACTGGGTCTTATATAGCTGGTACAAACGGTACATCAAATGGTATAGTGCCCATGCTACAAGTGTTTAATGATACTGCTCGCTATGTAGATCAAGGTGGTGGTAAACGTAAAGGTAGTTTTGCAATATATCTTGAGCCTTGGCATGCCGATATTTTTGAATTTTTAGACCTAAAAAAGAACCATGGTAAGGAAGAAATGCGTGCAAGGGATTTGTTTTATGCCATGTGGATTTCAGATTTGTTCATGAGAAGGGTAGAAGCCAATGAAGATTGGACTTTAATGTGTCCTAATGAATGTCCAGATTTGTTTAATAGACATAGTGATGAGTTTGAAAAACTTTATCTACAATATGAAGCTGAAGGTAAAGGGCGCAAAACTGTCAAGGCGCGGGAACTTTGGGAAAAAATATTAGAATCGCAGATAGAAACCGGCACACCGTATATGTTGTATAAAGATGCAGCCAACCGTAAGAGCAATCAAAAGAATCTTGGAACCATACGTTCATCAAATCTTTGTACCGAAATCATGGAGTATACGTCGCCAGATGAGGTAGCCGTGTGTAATTTAGCATCTATTGCGTTACCTATGTTTGTAAAAAACGGTGAGTTTGATCATAAAGAATTGTTTAAGGTAACCAAAAGAGTGACTAAAAACCTTAATAAGGTCATTGATAGAAATTACTACCCTGTTAAAGAAGCGGAGAACTCAAACATGCGCCATAGACCTATTGGTTTAGGTGTACAGGGTCTTGCAGATACTTTTATAATGCTGAGAATGCCCTTTACAAGTGACGATGCAAAAAAATTAAACCAAGAAATTTTTGAAACTTTATATTTTGGTGCGGTTACGGCATCTATGGAAATGGCCAAAGAAGAAGGTCCATATTCCACATTTGAAGGTTCTCCAATGTCCAAAGGTGAATTTCAATATAATATGTGGGGAGTAAAAGATGATGAATTATCCGGTAGATGGGACTGGGCAAAACTTCGTAAAGAAATGCAGACCAATGGTGTAAGAAACTCTCTTTTGGTAGCACCTATGCCCACTGCATCCACTTCGCAAATATTAGGGAACAATGAGTGTTTTGAACCTTATACATCTAACATTTATACCAGACGCGTTCTTTCAGGTGAATTTATTGTGGTCAATAAACATCTTTTAGAAGATCTTGTTGGTTTAGGTATGTGGAACGAGAGTATGAAACAAGAGCTTATGAGAGCCAATGGATCTATTCAACATATAGAAACAATACCCCAAGATATCAGGGATCTGTACAAAACGGTTTGGGAGCTCAGTATGAAAGACATTATAGATATGTCTAGACAAAGAGGCTACTTTATTGATCAGAGCCAGTCCTTGAACTTGTTTATGGAAAATGCCAATTATTCTAAACTTACTTCAATGCATTTTTATGCTTGGAAGAGTGGTTTAAAGACTGGAATGTATTATTTACGTACCAAAGCAGCTGTTGATGCGATCAAGTTTACATTGGATAACAGTAAGAAAAATGTTGTAGCCACAGATGAGGTGAAGAAGACAGAAGTTGTTACGGCAATAGACAGTGAAGTGGTTATTACAGATACAAAGGTTTCTAAAGTGGCTCCTCAAGCAGAATTGGATATAGCACCTTTGTCACCTCAGGAGATGAAAGAAATGATTGCTAGGGCTAAGGAAGGGCAGGCAGATGATGATTGTTTAATGTGTGGTTCTTAA
- a CDS encoding DinB family protein translates to MEAFFNEIFDYNFHCNKKLIEQCSELDDVPANAVRLFSHILNAHHIWNARLVDKPSKLQIWQEHEIKDWSDIHYDNQRTSFEIISNADNFEKRIDYENTEGRLFTNTVQDILFHIINHSTNHRGQIAVDFRNNEKKPIGFDYVYYRR, encoded by the coding sequence ATGGAAGCTTTTTTTAATGAAATTTTCGACTATAATTTTCACTGTAATAAAAAATTGATCGAGCAATGTTCAGAGCTAGACGACGTACCGGCAAACGCGGTACGTTTGTTTAGCCATATTCTGAACGCGCACCATATATGGAATGCTAGATTGGTGGATAAGCCTAGCAAATTGCAGATTTGGCAAGAGCATGAGATAAAGGACTGGTCAGATATTCATTATGATAATCAGCGTACATCTTTTGAGATTATCTCCAATGCAGATAATTTTGAAAAGCGCATAGATTATGAGAATACGGAGGGTAGACTTTTTACAAATACCGTTCAGGATATTCTATTCCATATCATAAATCATTCTACCAATCACCGCGGTCAAATTGCTGTGGATTTTAGAAATAATGAGAAGAAGCCAATAGGTTTTGATTATGTTTATTATAGAAGATAG